The nucleotide window TAATCATGTTGGTAATATCATAGTTGAAAAGAAAGGTGATTTGGAACATGCCACTGAAGATGCCATTAATGTTGGTGCAGAAGATGTAGAggaatttgaagaaaataataccAAATATTTCCTggtatgttatatacatataaagtattaatcaGAATATTTGCAtcaagtatttaaatattttaacaaaactgatgtaaaaaagtattatctaatataaaaattacaattttaatataactatatcattgttttttttgtttcagttTAAATGTGATCCAAggttcttaaataaaatacaaaatctgtTACAAGGTCTTCAATATTGTGTGCTTTCAGTAGAAGAAGATTACATACCTTACAATGTAATAGAATTAAATGAGTCGGATTTGGAAGTTGTATCTCAAATTCGTaacaaaattctaaatttagaagatgttagatatatatatgataatacagATGTAGAAATTGATGAtgataaatgtcaaaataaatcttattaattgtttgtatAGTGACATATGCAAAGATtgcaatcataaattaaaaatttatcaataatataattatataaaaataattttaattgatcaatAAAGTtcaatgcttttttttaaatataaattttgtatattgtttaaatatgttactatttcctttatacattaaataatatatttaattaaatgtacagAAATTGTTTTCATGTATAGAAATTGTCTAAATTGATacagaaatattatacattgtacaatattaaaaatattacttaaatataccCTTGTTTAAAAATACTCAAATGcacttgttaaaaaaaaaaaaaaaaaattatatatatatattcattatgtttaaataatatatgtacgcatattatattaaagatacatAATCCTTGTCAGCAAGCAAACTAACATTACCAAAATTcattgtcaaaattattataaaattcttaacaCATCATTTAATATCTACACCATATCCTTTTATATCATGAATGTTAGAACCAGGAAAATCtagaatttcattattttggaAAAGTgttatcaacatttttttagatattcttgCTTTTGCATTCCATGGACTATGCATTATATTGTCAATAGAatctattattctatttttctttacagaTATATGGCTCGATTCttcattttctactttttcttGCTTGAcagtattttcatttataatttctacgtTTTCCTGCTTGATAGTATTTCCGTTCACAATTTCTAgattaaagtcgatagaatcTCCATCAGATATacgtttttcttttgatttcttgtgttttttattttttttttctaattttttgatatctgaCTCTTGCTCTTTGCCAACGTTTTCTTTATcagaaatttctttctttatatcacATTCATTCTTGAAATCATCTTCAATGTCaatgtgttttttctttttctttttttgtttattttctaagaatacctcttcttctattttttttttcattttaacaaCTGACAATATTTCTGTGACATCTTTGTTTTCatctattattgaataattttgttgttgCTTAGAATTTGTCTTAGCTAATATCAAATCACTATTTATTTCAGTTTGAATAACAcacttttcaattttacaattttccttatcttttttctcttgtttcttagaaattacaatttcttcttcttttatgcAATCctctttatgttttttaatttttttatttttacttatctCTTTGGTTTCAAAATCTAATTCCTCATTTGTGGTCTCAACTACAGTAATGTTTTCAACTTtggttttcttctttttcttattttttaattttttatctataatatctatttctttatttttagcaGTATTAGTGTTAAACACATCTTCTAATTCTACATTAATCtcagttatttctttttctcgttctGGTGATTCTTGTATTGTTtctaaattagatattttacatatcttcCTTCTCTTagtttttttgcttttatgtTCATTCAATGTATTATCGTTAATTTCTTCACATACTGTTTCCATATCTAATGCCTCATTAACAAACCCATTTGACACAGCAGTTATAATGCTTTCATGTTTCCGTTTCTTTTTGTGTTTCTTATTTTCGACTTCAAATTTATCCAATGTggcttttccttttttctttttggtGGAATCTATATTATACTGATACAATGTAACATGATCATTAAATGTTACGCATTTCTTGTTGCTTCTTTCATCTGTCAAATCTAAGCCACAATTTTCTAGACCAAATTGTGCTCTGGATACTTCAAATTCTTTACCATTACAATCCTCTTCAAAGTTTATGTCTAAATTAAGAGCTGGATTTGTAAAACCATCTTTACAGtctctattaataatttcagtttttaatttcttgcagGCATTAGCTTTATCCATTTCAATAGTATGCAAACTATCAATTTCAtattccttctttctcttctttgtaGACTTTTTACTAGTACTATCAGTGTTAGATAACATAATTTCTGTAGGACTATTATTCAATCCTAAACAAGGGTTATCAAAAGCATAATTACTCTTCTTGTTAAAATCTTTTGACACTTCATTGGAcgatatattttctgtttttggTGCAAATCCAAAGCCCACATATTGCTCATTCTCATTTTCAGAGTCAGTCTTCAGATTATTAGTAATTTTGgttgaaaagtttttattatagtttagcTTACGCTTGAAGTAATCAGTCATACTACCACCGTTAATTGtgacaatttcatttttattttcttccatGCTAACAGCTTCTTTTTCATGAACATTGTTATCATTTTCTGTTTTCATTTGAACTTTACTTGTTAATTCTTTTTGGCCAAATATATTCGCTAAATCCTTTggcttatatttatttatgtcttTGCcacgtgtaaattttttataactgcaaataagtttatatacttttataaatttaaaattatcataataatgtGCAAATATCTCTAGATAACACAAAtgctaaaaatttataaatttagatttacatatatatgttttgtatagttatacattatatttgtaaaaatttagattttatatcttatagttatatgttatatttgtagagaagttaaaatattgctttaaatACTTACTGTACACGAGAACGACTCTTTTTAGACTTTAGTTCCATAGATTGTCCACTTAAAGtatcttcttctctttccaATTTCTGAATAGTGTTTTGATTTTCGTTCTCAAATTGAAGTTGTtgcaagaaattattaaatttttcctgaTGTTCCATCCATGTATCTAAATTTTCATCATATCCAATaccttaaaaaaagaataaaattttagttaagCATAATGTCTATGACATAGTTTTTACATAAACATTATGTTTTTACTTACCGGCTGTGTCTTTCTTGTATGGTACATTGAGATATTCCGTTATACCTTGCTCGTTGATACCAAGCCCTTTTCCTTTTGTCCAGCCCATTTTCTCTAACATTTTCTGACCAAACTTATTCGAGTCTGTttcaataataacatttaagtAGAGAAGATATAAATCAAAgtcaaaaattcatatataaagcATGTAACATTCAaacatgcaaaaaaataatagtttatcatagtaaataaatacatcgAGAATATCATTATctgaaagttttaaatatttttaaatgttcacACACCTTCGGACCACCACTTTCCTCGTGGATTAAGGCTCCATTTTTGCTTTTGCCGACGGTCTGCAAGCATGGCCatgttttcaatttaatcttgattttgtctttttatcaGGTAAAATgatggaaaaaattatatatgaataatatacatttttttatatactttaaaaacaCCACACCACCCGATTACGTTTTCCAAAACTAACCTTACCACAATTATTAGCCATATgccatatttattgttattcaaTATTACCAAATAATCGATATCTTCTCTATATCGATAATAGTAATATCGactaaaatacatatagatacatatgtatgtttaaGGTGGCGACACTGCCACAACATCAACGACCAACGACATATTGCGAACGGCGTCTTGTGAGAACTGTGACAGACTGTGTGAGTCATATACAGttatcaacaaatattatCGCGCATTTTCTTCCACAGACGTGCTCCTATATTGCTTGTATAAAGTTGTTTTCAAGTCCGTTTAACGGTGTATTATCTATACACAACGGCTGCAAAGCTACGCAACAAAGCTATCTTTTCTCTGTTATCGAACTCGCACGAAACGCAACGCCATGTGTTCCAAGCccgataatatcaataatggCGTTGGAAACAACGACGATGTCGGTGATGCGTTTGGATCATTAGGAGCCAACAGGTATGAGACAAATCTGTATCAAAGGCTAACATAAAGGCGATATAATATGTGTTTTTCACTATAGTGTAAACTATCGTAACAGATGTTCGTATATCAGTAATTACGTTGTAATATAATGTTTCTCTGTGActgtttatttctataatcttacaatatatatatatatatatatatatatatatatatatatatatatttatgcttaATCTGTCTAAATttccattaatttaatattgtgatttttttatttacttctaACGCCCACTCtcgaatttatttatgtgtatatattatgtttttaatatttaatgtgatACATTTTACCcttaaaactataatatagaTCATTTTGATcctattgatattttaacaataaaatatcccAAAGACTTTAACCAATAAaaagagtttaaaatttattttttaacttttgttgtACATAATCACTTTTTAccaattctatattttgtataatgtcaaagaaaatatataaatttttatagatcttttttaagcattttgaGACAGTTAAAACTGTGACAAGACATCATGACCCACATGTGATCGGGactaaatgaagaaaatatataaactacaagatttaatttaatgatcagtatcaatattgtaaaaataaaaataaaaaaaaaaaaaaaaaaaaaaaaaaaaaacatttgttttttattgctGAACTGGAAGAATAATTTAGCCAATATAAaacaatcaataatatattggaTATCTTTGAAGTTTCATAATTGATTGCATTGAACTGACTAAGAGTATAAtctatttaacattatatatccttcaaaatattttaaaacatttttaaaacaaaacattttacaatattatattatttaatgcttaaaaatatttttttaacagcaTAGATTACACAtatcaaaaattgttataagaaCTTATAAGGGGTTGAAGCATTGTTCTCAGAAATCAGTAGTTTTTTaagattatcaattatataaacatacaacATAATAATGGAatcatatcaatataataatatatttaatcaagtaatgatttatttgtaacaatttattagagatgtgaaaaaataatctaataataatatcataactTTGagattatagaaattttgtatcttattgaaataatgaatctaagaattaaaatcacaaaatatatataaaactattgaaattggtgaagtattattaataattttgtatatttattataaaatataagatgctGCAAAATTTTGGCTTTGAttattgtgtatgtgtgtgtagacatttagaatataattctACATGTAATtccacataaaatatatagtttgtatttactgcataaaatattctaaaatatttgaaacaacATAATACAATTGTTTTTGCAGGAACATTATACCTTCTAGTGCAGCATCATTACAAACGTCACCAACTGAACGTTATGCTACACATTATAAAATGAATCATTCTAAACGTGGAATagctttaatctttaatcatGAATTTTTTACTATCTCGCATCTGAAACCTCGCTCTGGTACAAATGTAGACTGcgataatcttattaatacaCTGAAAAGTCTGGGATTTGAAGTAAACGATCTTCATAACTCTACTCACAGAGACATAGTAAAACAGTTAGAAAGAGGTAAGTCATACTTgttaatttgcatatttatttacattaggtattttatttaaaaaattcgtatATTCTCTTAaggttattattaaaataaagtaaatcttaaaagatatatttcatagaaacacacaatatgacaaaaatgtcctataaaataattataaattattgtttctgTAGTTGCAGACATGGATCATTCTGAACATGATTGCTTGGTAGTAGCTGTGTTAAGTCACGGCGAACTTGGTCTACTCTATGCACATGATACTTCATACAAAGCAGATTCTCTTTGGCATCATTTCACTGCCGATAGATGCCCGACTCTTGCCGGAAAACCTAAACTATTTTTCATTCAAGCTTGTCAGGGTGATAGATTAGACCCAGGTATTACTCTTAAGGAACGAACGGAAACAGACGGATTACCAACCGCGACATATCGTATTCCTAGTCAAGCTGACTTTATGATTGCCTACTCAACCATACCAGGTAATTTATTTGTAGATGAATATTAGattgctataaaaaattatttattactttacttccccattattgtaattaaccCTGACTGTTATTAACTTATAAACGTATCAAATttgaaattctaaatataattgttaattaattgccAATCTTATGTTAGATATATCTCATGATTTAAAgggttttttaaattaacaggTTACTATTCCTGGAGAAATACTAGCCGTGGATCATGGTTCATGCAAGCCTTGTGCTTGGAATTACGCGAGAATGGTACTCGTTACGACTTGCTAACTTTACTGACATTTGTATGCCAGCGTGTTGCCATAGATTTTGAATCAAACACGCCTGATAATATAACTATGCATCAACAAAAACAAATTCCATGCATCACTTCTATGCTGACACGCTTGGTAAGATTTACATCTCCAATGAATGGAGTTGTATAGTCAATTGTATAAGAAGAGGttggtataaaaaatttatgtgctTGTATATGTACTTTGTATTTGTGCcagtgataaatttttatacatcagaatacttttttgtttcttttttttaaattacattattgcattttaattacattgttGCATTagttacattctttttttttttttaattgtagtaTGTTCCTCCTCTTTCTAACAGATAAATACAATTACTGCcacatataactttttttattttttactttttattcctGTATGAGAGAAAAACGTTCTTgtattgtgataaaaatagctgatttttttttcaaatatgtattgcatttataatgctaagtataaaatataatggagatgttcacacacatacacatacatacacagttattttatatatcatatatattgtatatatatatatatatattgttagacGCTTGTTTAATCTGAATTTGTGGAAACACATTGACATATGAATGTGCATAGCTATAACGACGAATGTGAACAGAATTAGTAAATtaaaccatatatatatatatatatatatagtttaatttattaattttgttcacATTCGTAGATGGTTtgtgaaaaagtaaaataataccAAGAGCTATTATTGTTCCATAACAATAACAACAgtaatttatacttattttaatttataattattttaatattttttaattacttatatttatattataaatttatacaatctttaatatgtattacattaGTGTATCTAACCGTTTTCCATATTCGTGATTAATAAATCGAACGagtgcattttatatatacagagtgaggaaaaaatatggaaactgaacaatttcgaaaaatataagttttacagaaaaaaaaatgtaagacaagatctattcatttataataataatagctattaattattttacttttttaataatttatttcaatgtaaatttttttacgataatcTTTGTGTGCACCAGTGCATACTAGTGTAGTCCAATCGAATTCGCTATAATTCTgttgacaatatatgtatatatgtgactTGAAATTTGTGGCAACACGTTGGCACAGTTAGGgtgcgttcggggagacactataTAGCGCTACCAacgtcgttctatctttgttcaacttttaatgagtaacaaagatagaacgacacTGGTAGCACTAtatagtgtctccccgaacgcgccctTAGTAACTCTTTTTTGAGTTGAGATTCGTATGTCGAAGTATTGCTACAAATTTCAAGTCGAACACGCCTAACAATATAACAATGTATTAGCAAATGCAAATTCCATACATCATTTCTATGCTGACGCGTTTGATAAGATTTATATCTCCAAAGAACAGAGTTATAGAATCGCttatgcgatatatatatatatatatatacataagaatttaattgGAGAAAAC belongs to Anoplolepis gracilipes chromosome 4, ASM4749672v1, whole genome shotgun sequence and includes:
- the LOC140665038 gene encoding uncharacterized protein; protein product: MAMLADRRQKQKWSLNPRGKWWSEDSNKFGQKMLEKMGWTKGKGLGINEQGITEYLNVPYKKDTAGIGYDENLDTWMEHQEKFNNFLQQLQFENENQNTIQKLEREEDTLSGQSMELKSKKSRSRVHYKKFTRGKDINKYKPKDLANIFGQKELTSKVQMKTENDNNVHEKEAVSMEENKNEIVTINGGSMTDYFKRKLNYNKNFSTKITNNLKTDSENENEQYVGFGFAPKTENISSNEVSKDFNKKSNYAFDNPCLGLNNSPTEIMLSNTDSTSKKSTKKRKKEYEIDSLHTIEMDKANACKKLKTEIINRDCKDGFTNPALNLDINFEEDCNGKEFEVSRAQFGLENCGLDLTDERSNKKCVTFNDHVTLYQYNIDSTKKKKGKATLDKFEVENKKHKKKRKHESIITAVSNGFVNEALDMETVCEEINDNTLNEHKSKKTKRRKICKISNLETIQESPEREKEITEINVELEDVFNTNTAKNKEIDIIDKKLKNKKKKKTKVENITVVETTNEELDFETKEISKNKKIKKHKEDCIKEEEIVISKKQEKKDKENCKIEKCVIQTEINSDLILAKTNSKQQQNYSIIDENKDVTEILSVVKMKKKIEEEVFLENKQKKKKKKHIDIEDDFKNECDIKKEISDKENVGKEQESDIKKLEKKNKKHKKSKEKRISDGDSIDFNLEIVNGNTIKQENVEIINENTVKQEKVENEESSHISVKKNRIIDSIDNIMHSPWNAKARISKKMLITLFQNNEILDFPGSNIHDIKGYGVDIK
- the LOC140665039 gene encoding translational activator of cytochrome c oxidase 1 isoform X2: MIQFHHLKLQMQIAIQENGSTKPTHNSKLAQIIEQAKKANMPVGSINNFLEKMEARKNKTQTGIAEVRGPNGYVMLVHYTTDNPKAFIMLLKSKLKKTSGKFAEDSARKMFNHVGNIIVEKKGDLEHATEDAINVGAEDVEEFEENNTKYFLFKCDPRFLNKIQNLLQGLQYCVLSVEEDYIPYNVIELNESDLEVVSQIRNKILNLEDVRYIYDNTDVEIDDDKCQNKSY
- the LOC140664813 gene encoding caspase-1, which produces MCSKPDNINNGVGNNDDVGDAFGSLGANRNIIPSSAASLQTSPTERYATHYKMNHSKRGIALIFNHEFFTISHLKPRSGTNVDCDNLINTLKSLGFEVNDLHNSTHRDIVKQLERVADMDHSEHDCLVVAVLSHGELGLLYAHDTSYKADSLWHHFTADRCPTLAGKPKLFFIQACQGDRLDPGITLKERTETDGLPTATYRIPSQADFMIAYSTIPGYYSWRNTSRGSWFMQALCLELRENGTRYDLLTLLTFVCQRVAIDFESNTPDNITMHQQKQIPCITSMLTRLVRFTSPMNGVV